The following is a genomic window from Paenibacillus thiaminolyticus.
GCCCATTTTCATGAACCCGATGTGTCCGAAATGTAACGGTTATGCATTCGGCTACTTCTCCTGCACCCAGGCCGCCGTCTTCGCCGCTGCTTGCTCGGCGCGGGCGATCGCCGCCTGCACCTGACCGGTCGCGGTGCCGCCGTATACGTTCCGGGCGTTGACCACGTTCTCCGGCTGCAGCACCGTATAGATGTGCTCGTCGAACAACGGGGAGAATTGCTGGAATTCTTCCAGGGTCAGATCGAGCAAAAACTTGTTCCTCTCGATGCAGTAGAGCACCGTCTTGCCGATTACTTCATGCGCCTGCCGGAACGGCAAGCCTTTGTTCACGAGGAAGTCGGCGATGTCGGTCGCGTTGGAGAAGTCCTGGCGGACCGCGTCGGCCATCCGGCCGCGGTTGACCTTCATCGTGCCGATCATCGGCGCGAACAGACGTAGCGCTCCATCGAGCGTATCCACCGTATCGAACATGCCTTCCTTGTCTTCCTGCATGTCTTTGTTGTACGCGAGCGGCAGCGCCTTGAGCACGGTCAGCATGCCGACGAGATGACCGTACACGCGTCCAGTCTTGCCACGCACCAGTTCGGCCACATCCGGATTTTTCTTCTGTGGCATAATACTCGAACCCGTGCAGAACGCGTCGTCCAGCTCGATGAATTGGAACTCGGTACTCGACCAGAGCACCATCTCCTCGCACAGCCGGGACAGGTGCATCATAATGAGCGACGCGTTCGAGAGGAACTCGACGATGAAATCGCGGTCGCTCACCGCATCGAGGCTGTTCTCGTACACGCGGTCGAAGCCAAGCAGCTCGGCGACCAGATGCCGATCGATGGCGAAGGTCGTTCCCGCCAAGGCGCCGGCGCCAAGCGGCAGAACATTGATCCGCTTGTAGCTGTCGATAAGGCGCTCGATATCGCGCTCGAACATGGATACGTACGCCATCAGATGATGGGCGAACAGGATCGGCTGCGCCCGCTGCAAATGAGTGTATCCCGGCACGATCGTGCCGATATTTTCCTTGGCCTGCTTGATAAGCGCGTTCTGCAGGTCAGCCAGCAGGCCGACGAAGGAGACGACATGCTTGCGCAAGTAGAGATGCATATCGGTCGCCACCTGATCGTTGCGGCTTCGTCCCGTATGCAGCTTCCCGCCGACCGGGCCGACGATTTCTATCAGCGTCTTTTCGATATTCATATGGATATCTTCATCAGATACGGAATATTCCATCTCGCCGTTCTGAATCCGGTTCAAGACTTGATTCAATCCGTTTTTAATAGTCTCGACATCGTCCTGCGGTAGAATTCCGCAGCGGCCCAGCATGGTGACATGCGCGAGGCTGCCCTGAATGTCTTCTTCTGCCATCAATTTGTCAAATGAGATCGAGGCCGTATATTGTTCCACCAGCTCGTTCGTCTGCTTCGTGAACCGGCCGCCCCATAATTTGCTCACCCTGTAACCCCCTCCACCTTGCTTGCGTTGCAGACCCGCAACCCGTGCCTGCGGCAAGCGGCTGCAGCTGCCGTACGTAACTGCCTTGCGCAGCTCCCTAGTCTCCGCCTGCCTGTTCCGTGCTGTCTATTGCTCCAGCTTGGCTCCGTGCACGCTGGCGCCATGGACGCCGGATGCGACCTTCAGCCGCAGCGCGTTCAGATGAATGAAGCCGGTCGCATCATTCTGATCGTAAGCCTGGGTCGGATCGGCTTCCATCGTTGCGATATCCGGGTTGTACAGGCTCAACGGGCTCTGCACCCCGGCGCCGAGGACATTGCCTTTGTACAGCTTCAGGCGAACGGTGCCCGTCACATGCTTCTGGCTCTCGTCCACGAGCGCTTGAATCGCAAGGCGTTCCGGGGCGAACCAGAAGCCGTTATACACGATCGAGCTATACTTCGGAATGAGCGAGTCACGCAGATGCATCACTTCGCGGTCCATCGTGAGCGACTCCATTTTCCGGTGTGCAGTGAACAGAATCGTCCCTCCCGGCGTCTCGTATACGCCCCGGCTCTTCATGCCGACGAAGCGGTTCTCGACCATGTCGACGCGGCCGATGCCGTGCTTGCCGCCAAGCTCATTCAGCTTGTTCATCACCTGCAGCGGCGTCATATGCTCACCGTTGACCGCGACGCAGTTCCCCTGATCGAACGTCAATTCGACGTACTCGGCTTCGTCTGGCGCGTCTTCCGGCGCCACGCTCAGCACGTACATTTCCTTGTTGCTGTCGGCAGCCGCGTCGAACCACGGATCCTCCAGCATGCCGCTCTCGAAGCTGATATGAAGCAGGTTGCGGTCGGTCGAGTACGGCTTCGCCGCCGATGCCTGCACCGGAATGCCATGCTTCTCCGCATAAGCGATCATCTCGGCGCGGCCCGGGAATTGGGACCGGAACTCTTCGGAGCGCCATGGGGCGATCACTTCGATGTCCGGCGCCAGCGACGCGACAGCCAGCTCGAAGCGCACCTGATCATTGCCTTTGCCCGTCGCGCCATGCGCAATGAACTTGGCCCCCTCCTTGCGGGCGATCTCGACCATGCGCTTCGCAATCAGCGGCCGCGCGATGCTCGTGCCGAGCAAATATTGGCCTTCGTACAGGGCGCCCGCCTGGAACATCGGGTAGATGAAATCGCGAGCGAACTCCTCCTGGAGATCGTCGATATATACTTTGGATGCGCCGGTCGCGATCGCTTTCGCTTCGAGGCCGTCCAGTTCTTCCTTCTGGCCCACATCTGCGGTGAACGCGATAATTTCGGCGTCATAGGTTTCTTTTAACCAGGTTAAAATGACCGACGTATCGAGGCCGCCCGAATACGCCAATACGATTTTGATCTTTTCCACTTCTGTCTCCCCCGTTCCTCTTCATCCCGTTCCTGCCATACTATCTCTTCTATCCCGTTATCCCATCAAAGCCGCCAGGATCGCCTTCTGTGCGTGCAGGCGATTTTCCGCCTCGTCGAAAATAACCGAATTGCCGCCGTCAATAACGTCCGCGCTTACCTCTTCGCCGCGATGCGCCGGCAGGCAATGCATGAAGATGTAATCCGGCTTCGCATAGCGCACGAGGTCCTCATTCACCTGGAAGCTCTTGAACGCCTGCTCCCGTACCTTCTGCTCTTCCTCGAAGCCCATGCTTGCCCACACATCCGTGTAAATGACATCCGCAGCCGCGACCGCTTCGGCAGGATCCTGGGTGACAACCAGTTCCGCTCCGGTCAGCCCGGCCTGCTCCTTGCATTGGGCAATCACATTGGCATCCGGCGCGTAGCCTTCCGGAGAAGCGACAGCCATGTTGACGCCCAGCTTCGCGGCGC
Proteins encoded in this region:
- the argH gene encoding argininosuccinate lyase — translated: MSKLWGGRFTKQTNELVEQYTASISFDKLMAEEDIQGSLAHVTMLGRCGILPQDDVETIKNGLNQVLNRIQNGEMEYSVSDEDIHMNIEKTLIEIVGPVGGKLHTGRSRNDQVATDMHLYLRKHVVSFVGLLADLQNALIKQAKENIGTIVPGYTHLQRAQPILFAHHLMAYVSMFERDIERLIDSYKRINVLPLGAGALAGTTFAIDRHLVAELLGFDRVYENSLDAVSDRDFIVEFLSNASLIMMHLSRLCEEMVLWSSTEFQFIELDDAFCTGSSIMPQKKNPDVAELVRGKTGRVYGHLVGMLTVLKALPLAYNKDMQEDKEGMFDTVDTLDGALRLFAPMIGTMKVNRGRMADAVRQDFSNATDIADFLVNKGLPFRQAHEVIGKTVLYCIERNKFLLDLTLEEFQQFSPLFDEHIYTVLQPENVVNARNVYGGTATGQVQAAIARAEQAAAKTAAWVQEK
- a CDS encoding argininosuccinate synthase, whose translation is MEKIKIVLAYSGGLDTSVILTWLKETYDAEIIAFTADVGQKEELDGLEAKAIATGASKVYIDDLQEEFARDFIYPMFQAGALYEGQYLLGTSIARPLIAKRMVEIARKEGAKFIAHGATGKGNDQVRFELAVASLAPDIEVIAPWRSEEFRSQFPGRAEMIAYAEKHGIPVQASAAKPYSTDRNLLHISFESGMLEDPWFDAAADSNKEMYVLSVAPEDAPDEAEYVELTFDQGNCVAVNGEHMTPLQVMNKLNELGGKHGIGRVDMVENRFVGMKSRGVYETPGGTILFTAHRKMESLTMDREVMHLRDSLIPKYSSIVYNGFWFAPERLAIQALVDESQKHVTGTVRLKLYKGNVLGAGVQSPLSLYNPDIATMEADPTQAYDQNDATGFIHLNALRLKVASGVHGASVHGAKLEQ